Within Raineyella sp. W15-4, the genomic segment CTACCCTGAGAGCGCGGGGGGGACTACCCCGTACGTCCGGTGACCACGTCGTCGAACAGGGCGGTGGTCATCCGGACCTCCACCGGCACCTGATCGCCCACTTGCGGCGGGGTCGACCCGTGCGGCAGGAACACCATCGACGACTGCATATGCGGGGGCTCCAGGAACATCCGCTTCTTTCCGGCCAGCGTGTACGGCGACAGGGCGCGGCCGGCAGCCTCCATCGCCCCGGTCGCCACCGAAATGGCCTTCGAGCGCATCGTCGTCCCGGAGGTCGGTGCCTCCATGCCGACGCCGTTCGCGGTGCCGCCGGCCACGACGACCACCCAGCCGTCGCCGGGGGCCCGGTGCTGGTGATAGCCGACCCGTTCGCCGCGGGACACCTCGTGGAGGTCGAGGACCGTGGCGGAGGTGGCGTACGCGGATCGTTGGCCGAGCCACAGCTCGGTGCCGATCCGCAGCCGGGCCCGGAGCGGTTCGCCCTGCGCGCTGAGTTCCCCGGAGATGGCCTGCGCGGTGGCCGCCGGAACGTGGGACAGCCACACCGGGGCCCGGAACGCATCCACGGCCCGGTCCGCGAGAGTACGGGCCTCGGCCTCGGTCGCCGCGGAGTGCAGCGGCAGGTGGATCGTCCAGCCCTCGATCTCGACCAGCCCGGAGGCGGCCTCGGCGCCCGCCAGATCG encodes:
- a CDS encoding alanine racemase — translated: MSGLTLTIDTDAWRAHQRAVVEQTPGIIPVAKGNGYGFGLARLAEEAAALDVPTLAVGVPGEVAAVRDHFDGDIVILQPWRPFDARAVELARDPRVISTVSRLDDLEVLGNLGGGVRPRVVLEVLTSMRRHGLSTADLAGAEAASGLVEIEGWTIHLPLHSAATEAEARTLADRAVDAFRAPVWLSHVPAATAQAISGELSAQGEPLRARLRIGTELWLGQRSAYATSATVLDLHEVSRGERVGYHQHRAPGDGWVVVVAGGTANGVGMEAPTSGTTMRSKAISVATGAMEAAGRALSPYTLAGKKRMFLEPPHMQSSMVFLPHGSTPPQVGDQVPVEVRMTTALFDDVVTGRTG